In Lentimicrobium sp. L6, the following are encoded in one genomic region:
- a CDS encoding sugar-binding domain-containing protein, protein MKKNQILWSIIVFLSLCSCASQVNTHLHEKSSQMKISDNWEIFPNSVCTQSGSEVSSSSFYVESAIVATVPTTVLNAQVQNGIYKDIYFGDNMTKIPEEDYQQAWWYRKVFTLDNMHEAFELQFDGINYKANIWLNGKLLADTTSVNNAFKQYRYNIGSALVKGENILAVQVFPPKAGDFSIGFVDWNPSPPDQNMGIFRPVYLNQIDKVQIAEPYIESVFEEGNYKVSEEIISMKLKNYDDQKVEGIVNLKFLGQTINKEVSIAANETIKVIFHPSEFHELTIDNPQLWWPHTIGEPVLHDLRISFSSGAQTIANHDMKFGIREVKDYYNEDGHRGFMINGEKISIRGAGWVDNMTLDNTHEYDEVQLQYVKDMNMNTIRLEGFWGKDEHLYQRCDELGILIMVGWSCHWEWENYLGKVCDEKYGGILSDEDVSLMAGAWKDQILWLRNHPSIMSWFSGSDCIPLPKLEKLYFETFKEYDTSRVYLSSAKEWKSGEVESGVKMRGPYAYVPPVYWYADTLYGGAFGFNTETGPGAQVPPIESIRKMIPAKDLWPINEMWDFHCGRNEFNTLSRYTKALNERYGEAKSVEEYARKAQLLNYELMRPMFEAFSVNRYEATGVIQWMLNSAWPEMYWQLYDSYLLPNAAYFATKKAGEPIQAIYNYEDEGVYMVNDKLEDEANMVLDIRVYNIESKLILHEILGVNIYANSAQKLYDLSGLKEKTGTYFVDLRVSREDEDIAQNFYWLSTQEDLLDYEAKVPNWYYHTPSKQYSDFLLLNTLPSSKMEQSMVSEIQGNEMVYNITLKNLNSNISFFIEMMMKDQETGETILPVYWEDNYVSLLPHEKRFLEARIPLSLVEGKNIDLIALPYNSAK, encoded by the coding sequence ATGAAGAAAAACCAAATCCTTTGGAGTATTATCGTTTTCTTGAGTTTATGCTCTTGCGCTTCTCAAGTGAATACCCATCTCCACGAAAAATCATCACAAATGAAAATATCTGATAACTGGGAAATCTTTCCTAATTCTGTTTGTACACAATCAGGTTCTGAAGTATCCTCAAGTTCATTTTATGTAGAATCTGCTATAGTGGCCACTGTTCCAACCACGGTTCTAAATGCTCAAGTTCAAAATGGTATTTATAAGGATATTTATTTCGGAGATAATATGACCAAAATACCAGAGGAGGATTATCAGCAAGCCTGGTGGTATCGTAAGGTCTTTACTCTTGATAATATGCATGAAGCCTTTGAATTGCAGTTCGATGGAATAAACTATAAAGCTAATATTTGGCTGAATGGGAAATTATTGGCAGATACCACATCGGTCAATAATGCATTTAAGCAATATAGATATAATATAGGCTCAGCTTTGGTGAAAGGTGAGAATATTTTAGCGGTACAAGTATTTCCTCCAAAAGCTGGAGATTTCAGTATTGGTTTTGTGGATTGGAATCCTTCTCCTCCAGATCAGAATATGGGAATCTTTCGTCCCGTATACTTGAATCAGATTGATAAAGTTCAAATTGCCGAACCTTATATCGAATCTGTATTTGAAGAGGGAAACTACAAGGTATCTGAAGAAATTATCAGCATGAAGTTGAAAAATTATGATGATCAAAAAGTAGAAGGTATCGTAAATTTGAAATTTTTAGGTCAAACAATAAATAAGGAAGTATCCATTGCCGCCAATGAAACCATAAAAGTGATTTTTCATCCATCGGAATTCCATGAATTAACAATAGACAATCCCCAACTTTGGTGGCCACATACCATTGGGGAACCTGTTTTACATGATTTAAGGATTTCTTTTTCATCAGGTGCTCAGACCATAGCCAATCATGATATGAAATTCGGGATTAGAGAAGTCAAGGATTATTATAATGAAGATGGTCATAGAGGATTTATGATTAATGGGGAGAAGATTAGTATTCGAGGTGCAGGCTGGGTTGATAATATGACTTTGGACAATACCCATGAATATGATGAGGTTCAGCTTCAATATGTAAAAGATATGAATATGAATACCATTCGCCTCGAAGGTTTTTGGGGTAAAGATGAGCACCTCTATCAACGATGCGATGAATTGGGGATTCTTATCATGGTAGGTTGGAGTTGTCATTGGGAATGGGAAAATTATCTTGGAAAAGTTTGCGATGAGAAATATGGTGGAATATTGTCGGACGAGGATGTGAGTTTGATGGCCGGTGCTTGGAAAGATCAAATTTTATGGTTGAGGAATCACCCTTCTATTATGTCCTGGTTTAGTGGAAGTGATTGTATTCCATTACCGAAATTGGAAAAGCTTTATTTTGAGACTTTTAAAGAATACGATACCAGTAGAGTTTACTTATCATCTGCTAAGGAATGGAAGAGTGGGGAAGTGGAATCAGGTGTGAAAATGCGTGGCCCATATGCCTACGTGCCTCCTGTTTATTGGTATGCAGATACCCTTTATGGTGGCGCTTTCGGCTTTAATACCGAAACAGGCCCTGGAGCTCAAGTCCCTCCAATCGAAAGTATCAGGAAGATGATTCCAGCAAAAGATTTATGGCCCATAAACGAGATGTGGGATTTCCATTGTGGAAGAAATGAATTCAACACCTTAAGTAGATATACAAAAGCCTTAAATGAAAGATATGGCGAAGCAAAATCAGTAGAAGAATATGCTCGAAAGGCCCAATTGCTTAATTATGAGTTGATGCGCCCAATGTTCGAAGCTTTTTCAGTAAATCGTTATGAAGCAACTGGTGTGATTCAGTGGATGCTCAATTCGGCTTGGCCAGAGATGTATTGGCAGTTATACGATTCTTATTTATTACCAAATGCAGCTTATTTTGCCACAAAAAAAGCAGGAGAACCCATTCAGGCCATCTATAATTATGAAGATGAAGGTGTTTATATGGTGAATGATAAACTGGAAGATGAAGCGAATATGGTTTTGGATATCAGAGTTTATAATATTGAATCTAAATTGATATTGCATGAAATTTTAGGAGTTAATATTTATGCCAATTCCGCTCAGAAGCTTTATGACCTGAGTGGCTTAAAGGAAAAAACAGGAACCTATTTTGTAGATCTGAGAGTCTCAAGAGAAGATGAAGATATAGCTCAAAATTTCTACTGGCTCTCCACTCAAGAAGACTTGTTAGACTATGAAGCCAAGGTGCCCAATTGGTATTATCATACGCCCTCTAAGCAATATTCTGATTTCTTATTGCTCAATACTTTACCCTCCTCAAAAATGGAGCAAAGCATGGTGTCTGAAATTCAAGGTAATGAAATGGTTTATAACATTACGCTGAAGAATTTGAATTCCAATATTTCATTTTTTATAGAAATGATGATGAAGGATCAAGAAACTGGGGAGACTATTTTACCCGTTTATTGGGAAGACAATTATGTTTCTCTTCTACCTCATGAGAAAAGGTTTTTAGAAGCACGTATACCATTGAGCTTGGTAGAGGGGAAAAACATAGATTTAATCGCTCTTCCTTATAATTCAGCTAAATAA